In one window of Eleutherodactylus coqui strain aEleCoq1 chromosome 10, aEleCoq1.hap1, whole genome shotgun sequence DNA:
- the LOC136581032 gene encoding uncharacterized protein — translation MRIPVTGATQSPRNQPDKTAIRRRRRRSVLTEEQTAELSSKFKHPTFRRCCHDGIDHYAQHSTCKNESNEELKRSKPKCYRVYEQCCNYTENEHGHKPVMMALRASPPPVTALLLLIELSEPKGPPPLILPTLISKPEQIPAIRPHEEEEVIVITVTQTTDRGRVTSTFTVKVDPTEDVSIQLRGKMFKTNIVVSSMTLPPADGLMTG, via the exons ATGAGGATCCCGGTGACCGGCGCCACCCAGAGCCCCAGAAATCAGCCTG ATAAAACCGCCATCCGGAGAAGACGCCGGCGATCTGTGCTTACCGAGGAGCAAACCGCGGAGCTGA GCAGCAAATTCAAGCATCCCACCTTCCGGCGGTGTTGTCATGATGGCATCGACCATTATGCCCAGCATTCCACTTGTAAGAATGAAAGCAACGAAGAGTTAAAAAGGAGCAAACCAAAATGTTACAGAGTCTATGAACAGTGCTGCAACTATACTGAGAACGAGCACGGGCACAAGCCGGTAATGATGGCACTAAGGGCATCACCTCCACCAGTTACAGCGCTTCTCCTACTTATAGAACTTTCAGAACCTAAAGGGCCTCCACCACTTATATTACCAACACTTATCAGTAAACCCGAGCAGATCCCTGCAATCAGACCacacgaggaggaggaggtgatcgTGATCACAGTGACACAGACCACCGACAGGGGTAGAGTCACCAGTACATTCACCGTGAAGGTCGACCCCACCGAGGACGTCTCCATACAGCTGAGGGGCAAGATGTTTAAGACTAATATCGTTGTGTCATCCATGACTCTGCCCCCTGCGGATGGACT